From the genome of Onthophagus taurus isolate NC chromosome 5, IU_Otau_3.0, whole genome shotgun sequence, one region includes:
- the LOC111426296 gene encoding trypsin beta-like, producing MKFILLLAAVLGCALAYPAAEDRVVGGSNAARNQFPYQASMQWGLLGIWQHVCGGTIISARTVLTAAHCITEVPNIGSFRIRAGILLLNDATTIGQTITVSSNVIHPDYQGGVNPHDIALLRLANGLAFGASIAAAPLPAAGSVPSGVATLSGWGSTSSTQIPSMPNTLQFVNTPLITIALCRSSLISILGNAGPLHNNNVCTLGAGQSACSGDSGGPLTLNGAVIGVVSWGIMPCATPGAPSVYGRVSAYNGWINSNIL from the exons ATGAAGTTTATTTTGTTGCTCGCCGCTGTTTTAGGTTGCGCTTTAG cGTACCCAGCTGCTGAAGATAGGGTAGTTGGTGGATCAAACGCTGCCAGAAACCAATTCCCATACCAAGCCTCTATGCAATGGGGACTTTTGGGTATCTGGCAACACGTTTGTGGTGGCACCATTATTAGTGCTAGAACAGTGCTTACCGCTGCTCATTGTATCACCGAAGTTCCAAATATTGGTAGCTTTAGAATTCGCGCCGGTATCCTTCTTCTCAATGATGCAACAACTATTGGTCAAACTATTACTGTTTCAAGTAATGTTATCCACCCAGATTACCAAgg AGGAGTTAACCCTCATGACATTGCTTTATTGCGTTTGGCGAACGGTTTAGCCTTTGGAGCAAGCATTGCCGCCGCCCCTCTTCCAGCTGCCGGATCCGTTCCATCCGGAGTAGCTACTTTATCTGGTTGGGGATCAACCTCCAGCACTCAAATTCCCAGCATGCCAAATACTTTGCAATTCGTCAACACCCCACTCATCACTATCGCAT TATGTAGAAGCAGTTTGATTAGTATTTTGGGTAACGCCGGTCCTCTTCACAACAACAACGTTTGCACCTTGGGTGCTGGACAAAGTGCTTGCTCCGGTGACTCTGGTGGCCCATTGACCCTTAATGGAGCAGTCATCGGTGTCGTTTCTTGGGGAATTATGCCTTGCGCTACTCCTGGTGCTCCAAGCGTTTACGGAAGGGTTAGCGCTTACAACGGATGGATAAACAGCAAtatattgtaa
- the LOC111426306 gene encoding serine protease 1-like has protein sequence MKTFLLIFTAIFGLTLAYPSDDAKVVGGADAARNQFPYQVSMQWGLLGIWQHICGGSIISARTVLTAAHCITEVPNIGSFRVRAGILLLNDPIGTFPVNNVIATIIHPDYQGGVNPHDIALLRLGSALIFGTNIAIIPLPTRDAIPTGNGVLSGWGSTSMTETPSMPNHMQFVSTPIITLDVCRSRLIELFGNADPVHDTSTLCTMAAGQSGCSGDSGGPLTSNGEVVGVASWAVLPCGALTAPTGFARVSSYIDFINDNIL, from the exons ATGAAGACTTTCTTACTGATATTTACAGCAATCTTTGGATTAACTCTAG CTTATCCATCGGATGATGCCAAAGTCGTTGGTGGAGCTGATGCCGCTAGAAATCAATTTCCGTATCAAGTCTCTATGCAATGGGGACTTTTGGGTATCTGGCAACACATTTGTGGTGGCTCAATAATCAGCGCAAGAACAGTTTTAACCGCAGCTCATTGCATTACGGAGGTTCCAAATATTGGTAGTTTTAGGGTTCGAGCTGGAATTTTGCTTCTTAATGATCCAATAGGAACTTTCCCTGTTAATAATGTTATTGCAACGATTATCCATCCAGATTATCAGgg aggTGTTAATCCACATGATATCGCTTTATTACGATTAGGTTCTGCTTTAATTTTCGGTACTAATATAGCCATAATCCCTCTTCCAACACGTGATGCCATCCCAACCGGAAACGGTGTTTTATCTGGATGGGGGTCGACTTCCATGACGGAAACACCAAGCATGCCGAATCATATGCAATTTGTTAGCACTCCAATCATTACTTTAGACg ttTGTAGAAGCCGATTAATTGAGTTGTTTGGTAACGCTGATCCGGTTCATGATACCAGCACTTTGTGTACTATGGCAGCTGGGCAAAGTGGGTGTTCCGGAGATAGTGGTGGTCCTTTAACTAGTAATGGTGAAGTTGTTGGGGTCGCTTCTTGGGCCGTTTTACCATGTGGGGCTTTAACCGCACCGACTGGATTTGCAAGAGTTAGTAGTTACATCGATTTTataaatgataatattttataa
- the LOC111426265 gene encoding uncharacterized protein gives MPCNPCKCICGSYTFPQRYVLVIFISFAIILAYGQRVNISMVIAEMGSPPPRDNSSVQCNKDRKSADKKEVSETAWSQEQQGILLSGFFIGYMIMQVPSGILGDYFGARWILISSLAISSIFTVLFPLIVDLFPYEVVVTSRVIVGLAQAALFPNVTTLMSRWVPPQERASIGGITFAAGSLGIILGQLISGLVYVMFGDNWRWVFYIWGIIGLAWCSLAFIYMHSGPETHPFISAKETSDLAEWIIPREEGLRLSVFRMLIDPAVWALIMGQFGHDYLLFFLATSMPKFYSDVHNMEMKDNMWASSIPYTLMWFSSSISGVIADKIIERGANVACVRKIYTTIASVIPSICLLMIPYVECHSTLVIGLVCISLLTMGPFFSGLKVNVMDVSHNYAGLLMAVVNGLGALSGVMNPPIIGFFATENTFSQWKTIMWLIFIIASVTNVIYVVWGSASRRVWDMNDEEIKEYKEEREKRKAAKKAAKEAKKTAKAFGAVKAPHGKTAQEATPTTSPLLVKGPPLSPEHPLCPAAIVHKVLMSKININKLIPTRAVIGTMIFMACFMCYVVRVNMSINLIAMVEPIGSKTGHQVAECSRNDEENENQTESLQKLTSTVNYGARYSWNGEIQGLILGSYFWGYILTSIPGGLLAERFGPVKTIGVSTILSAALTLLVPLCASWHYIFVITARFLTGMLGGVVYPGLHCLISRWAPPIEKGKFTGALLGGTLGTVITWPLLGAILESMGWSWAFFIPGIIVLLWCTLWFILVSDTPEDHPRISEEEKKYIAKSVGDVITKEKALPPYKDMFLSIPFWAYTVLHFGNLWGLYLLLTAGPKFMSEVLGFNLGHSGILASLPYLARMLLGFLFGYIGDYIRKKSWMSVTVIRKSFVLFSHFIPGIFLIAQTFTGCDTTLAVIFLTLALGMNGASTLTNLQNSQDLAPNFAGTLYGVVNCIGGTTGFITPMLTGYFTKEHNGLDEWHIIFWIGASVYIGSGVVFCLLGSGQIQPWNYVKCIPPQKSGVDNPAFAENDAKEDNTKV, from the exons ATGCCTTGTAATCCTTGTAAATGTATTTGTGGGA gttatacctTCCCACAACGATATGTTCTGGTCATATTTATCTCATTTGCCATCATTCTCGCTTATGGCCAAAGAGTAAATATAAGTATGGTTATAGCTGAGATGGGCTCACCACCGCCCAGAGACAACTCAAGCGTGCAGTGCAATAAAGACAGAAAATCGGCGGATAAAAAAGAAGTT agtGAAACTGCGTGGAGTCAAGAGCAACAAGGGATTCTTCTCTCTGGATTTTTTATTGGTTACATGATAATGCAAGTTCCGTCCGGTATTTTAGGGGATTATTTCGGGGCGAGATGGATTTTAATTAGTTCCCTCGCGATTTCTTCTATATTCACCGttttatttcctttaattgttgatttattcCCTTATGAGGTTGTGGTTACATCTCGGGTTATTGTTGGTTTGGCCCAAGCTGCTCTTTTTCCAAATGTAACCACGTTAATGTCGCGTTGGGTGCCCCCTCAAGAACGCGCCTCCATAGGTGGGATAACGTTTGCTGCGGGATCTTTGGGAATTATTTTAGGACAATTAATAAGCGGGTTGGTTTATGTAATGTTTGGCGATAATTGGAGATGGGTTTTTTATATTTGGGGTATCATTGGACTCGCATGGTGCAGCTTAGCTTTTATTTATATGCATTCAGGCCCTGAAACGCACCCTTTTATCAGCGCCAAAGAAACAAGTGATCTTGCAGAATGGATCA taccTCGAGAAGAGGGTCTTCGTTTAAGCGTTTTTAGAATGCTGATTGACCCAGCGGTTTGGGCCTTAATTATGGGGCAATTCGGACACGATTATTTACTCTTTTTCTTAGCTACAAGCATGCCAAAGTTTTATTCGGACGTTCACAACATGGAAATGAAAGATAATATGTGGGCCTCATCAATTCCATACACTCTTATGTGGTTTTCCAGCTCAATCTCAGGGGTAATCGCTGACAAAATCATTGAAAGAGGTGCTAATGTAGCTTGTGTAAGAAAAATTTACACCACCATCG cttCAGTAATCCCAAGCATTTGCCTTTTAATGATTCCTTATGTTGAGTGTCATAGCACTTTAGTAATAGGTTTAGTGTGCATCTCCTTGTTAACAATGGGGCCCTTCTTTTCTGGGTTAAAAGTAAACGTCATGGATGTTAGCCACAATTACGCCGGGTTATTAATGGCCGTTGTAAACGGATTAGGCGCCCTTTCCGGTGTTATGAACCCCCCGATTATCGGTTTCTTTGCTACGGAA aacACTTTTTCCCAATGGAAAACAATAATGtggttaatatttataattgcaTCAGTAACAAACGTAATTTATGTTGTGTGGGGCTCCGCGTCTCGAAGAGTTTGGGATATGAACGACGAGGAGATTAAAGAGTACAAAGAGGAGCGAGAAAAACGCAAAGCTGCAAAAAAAGCCGCTAAAGAAGCTAAAAAAACTGCAAAAGCGT TCGGTGCGGTTAAAGCCCCACATGGTAAAACGGCCCAAGAAGCGACCCCAACAACTTCACCATTACTAGTTAAAGGACCACCACTATCTCCGGAACACCCACTTTGCCCAGCTGCCATAGTACACAAAGTGCTG atgtcaaaaatcaacattaacaaattaatCCCAACGAGGGCCGTCATAGGAACGATGATTTTTATGGCTTGTTTTATGTGTTACGTTGTAAGGGTGAATATGtccattaatttaattgcaaTGGTTGAACCGATTGGTTCAAAAACGGGGCACCAAGTGGCCGAATGTTCCAGAAATGAtgaagaaaacgaaaatcaAACGGAaagtttacaaaaattaacaagCACCGTAAAT tatGGGGCAAGGTATTCGTGGAACGGCGAAATTCAAGGTTTAATTCTTGGATCGTACTTTTGGGGTTACATCTTAACCTCAATTCCCGGTGGTTTACTAGCTGAAAGGTTTGGACCTGTTAAGACCATCGGTGTGAGCACTATCTTATCGGCGGCGTTGACCCTTTTAGTGCCACTTTGTGCTTCTTGGcattatatttttgtgataaCAGCTCGATTTTTAACTGGAATGTTAGGG gGAGTTGTTTACCCAGGACTTCATTGCTTAATATCCCGTTGGGCCCCACCCATCGAAAAAGGCAAATTCACAGGCGCCCTTTTAGGCGGAACCTTAGGCACCGTGATAACATGGCCGCTTTTGGGCGCAATCCTAGAATCGATGGGCTGGTCTTGGGCGTTCTTCATCCCCGGAATAATCGTGTTGCTTTGGTGCACTTTATGGTTCATCCTCGTCTCTGACACCCCGGAGGATCACCCGAGAATTTCAGAGGAAGAAAAAAAGTACATCGCAAAATCCGTCGGGGACGTAATCACTAAAGAAAAAGCGTTACCTCCTTATAAAGACATGTTTTTGTCAATTCCGTTTTGGGCGTACACCGTTTTGCACTTTGGAAATCTTTGGGGGCTCTATTTGTTATTGACGGCGGGTCCTAAGTTTATGTCGGAAGTTTTGGGGTTTAATCTGGGACATTCGGGGATCTTAGCGTCGTTGCCGTATTTGGCTAGGATGTTGTTGGGGTTCTTATTTGGGTATATTGGGGATTATATCCGGAAGAAGTCTTGGATGAGTGTTACGGTGATAAGAAAAAGTTTCGTTTTATTCT ctcACTTTATACCTGGCATCTTTTTAATCGCACAAACTTTTACGGGATGCGACACAACCTTAGCCGTAATCTTTTTAACTTTAGCCCTCGGCATGAACGGGGCTTCCACTTTAACTAATCTTCAAAACTCGCAAGATTTAGCTCCAAATTTCGCCGGAACTTTATATGGCGTTGTTAATTGCATTGGGGGAACCACAGGATTTATTACCCCGATGTTAACAGGGTATTTCACAAAGGAACat AATGGATTGGATGAGTGGCACATAATTTTTTGGATCGGAGCTTCGGTTTATATTGGATCAGGAGTTGTATTTTGCTTATTGGGGTCAGGGCAAATTCAACCTTGGAATTACGTTAAGTGCATCCCCCCTCAAAAAAGCGGTGTTGATAACCCGGCTTTCGCCGAAAATGATGCTAAGGAAGATAACACCaaagtgtaa